The sequence below is a genomic window from Andrena cerasifolii isolate SP2316 chromosome 6, iyAndCera1_principal, whole genome shotgun sequence.
GTACGTTTAAGATTTCGACGATTTCGCGGACGAGCGCCTATAGTTCGATTGCAACAACCGCAAAGAGGATTACACCATACTTGTAATACAAGCTTCCAACCCATCCGTGAATTCGCCGTAAACGACCGACGCTGTCTTTAAGCTTCTCTCGCGGAAATATATATAAAGGAAGTGTCTAATCCCTAGACTGGACGTACTTCGAAAAACGATAGCCAGAATATTCAAGGGAAGCAGCGTATTGCTCGAGGGCTCTTCAAGGTCACTCCTGTGTCTCCTGTTGAACCTCCGCTTGTAAGGCTGAAGACCTCGAGGGGGCAATCGGATTCCAGGAAGAAAGCAACAAGGATGAGCCACATTCCAGTGTGAATACCTTCGGTTGCTCCTCGCGCGTCGCCAGATCTTCTTCAGTCACGAAGCTAGAAAGGGAAATGTCGGTCACGCCGGTTAATCCGAGAAGAGCAGAATTACCTACGCAATACCACCGGCGAGTCCCGTTCCTTCGTGCATAAAACGTGACATATTATAATGAGGTCTCGCAGCGCACGGTGGATCGTGCTCGCGGTGAACGGTCTGGGGATGATACAGTGACGATGGCGTGCGACTTCTATGGATATTTTTAGACGGCCAATTACCGAGAATCGTCCTTCCTCTCAAACGATTTCTCCAGCCTACTCTGCCCAAGGACCACGGGGATTCCCCTGCTCTGTGTAAAAACATCCACTGCCGTGCATAAATATACAACTAAAGCGACCAGGGTGGCTGACCCGTTCGCTGCCAACCGATTTTTTTTCCAAGGAAAGATAAGCGGCAGCTTCTCTTTCTGCTTCTAAATGCCACCACTCCGCCGTCAGGTTCTGGTAGAGTCGAGGATATGGTTATTGAAAATCCTTACGGGCGTCGATTATACAAGGAATTAACTTTCCAGCTTGCCGGAGTGAAAATAGACATGTTACGAGCGCGGAGCTCGTTACACGCGACGGATTTAATTATAATTCCCGGCGTTGTCCTTTGCGGAGACAGAAAGAAAACGGATCGGGGGAAGAGAGATGGGGCGAGGGAGCGAGATAGAAGCCTGTGCGGATATGTGCGTGCGTCGAGGGCGGAATATCGACCTTTCATAATTCCCGTAACAGACTGTGATTCCCGGGTAGATTTCCACCTGGGTTATTATCAGCGCGAGCCTGTCCAACTGCAAGGCTGATGAAACATAAGAGACGAGTCGCCGGTGTTTGCATCATGGCTCGGTACATACGCGCTTAGTTTCACCAGTCCACGGTTCACGACATCAGCTTGCTACTTTTACTGGCGCAAGAAAAATGCACCTCCAAGAATGTTCTCCTTCGATCGCCTTCAGCAATCATTTGATACTCGGACAATTCTTTTGATGCTTCCTAGAAAATGTGAAAGCGAAAAGAGATCAAAATCGTGGAAGCGCGCcagttaaaatattaaagtggACACTGGACCTTGAAGAAGTATGGCCACTTGGATCTTGAAGAACTCGGGTCCCTACGTTCTTGACCTTGGTCCTGCGACGAAACGGGCACACTCGGCAGGCGAACCTCGGCCCAACGTCGGAAACTGCGAGAGCAAAGGCCGCCTCTATTCCTGCAAAGTCATTCTACCTATAAAGAAACGCAATTCCATTCCTCGTCTATCTCCGTCTCTCTTCCTTCCCCCGTTGCTTAACGAAGGATAATCTTTTACGACTCGTCTAGACGCCGATTCGACCAAGCAAACAATACCAGAAAGCGATGCCCCTGACCTGGACGTTACTCCAGTTTTTCTCCATTCAGGGCCTCTTTACACATGCAGCTAAATCGTTACTTATCATAGCGCTGTACTTCCCCGCTGATATTTCTCTCGGAATTGTACTCCCTCGATAACGGCGACGTGCAACGCGTTGCAATATCACCGGTTCGTCTTTCCTTCCTACATAGTAACACCAGGAATTCAATTATGTAATGCGCGCTCTCCGCGTGCATCTCGATTCAAAATTCTTGCCGCAGGTGTACAAAGTGACGGGGGAGAGAATTCGAGATTCAAATTTCTCCCGCGTCTCAACGCCACCACAGGCACGACCGCCCCATCGCCTTTGTAAAGCTACGACGAAAAGGTCGCGGGCGAGAATTCCCGCGAAGCTTTCGTCCTTCGCGCTGCTTCGTTTCCTGGTAAAGCCTCTGCGTTCGATCGTCGATAAAAAGCTCCGCGGTGTGTGCACAGCCCCGCGCCTCAGTTTATCTGGAATACCCCGAGTGGCTATAGAACATGGCCGGTGGTGGGAAGGGAGAGTATAAAAGCGGCGCGTGCCGGTGGTCGAGGTCATTCTTCGCTTGTGCCTTGCCAGACGAGCTGCGCCAGTCGTCGCAGCGATTCTACGCGATTTTCACGCGCAAGCCGTAATACAGTCGCGAGAGCCTCTCGTCGTTGCGTAAGCCTGCGCCTAAATCGAAAGCAGGCGTGAATTTAGTGAATCAGTGGACCGGGCGACGAAAGCGGTGTGCGTATTTCGCGTAATAAACTGGCCGTCAAAGCCGAGAAAATTCCCACGTTCAGTGAAGTGTGCAAACGAGGCGCGCCAGCCAGACGATCGCAGACTAACCAGCAACAGATACTCACGGATATGACACGCTGCCAGAGCCTGCAATCATACTCACCAGCTACGGTCACAGACAGGTAAGGATTCAATTTCGACACGCCGTCCCCCTGCTCGCGAGCACGTGATGCTTTCGTAACTTACGAATcgtaatagcgaattcggtatctcgcactgactctgtgccgGATGCCAGAAAATcagttggattggttgtttctgatagagacgaagatagctctgtaagaatcaaccaattcaagtcattttctgacatcagctcagagtcagtgcgagataccgaattcgctataagacaCTTCGCCACCGCCGCGATCCTATCGAAGCAATTTCGATCCTCGTATCTCGAATCGACTCTCCCCGTTCAAAAATTGGTAATTTCAgagaattaaaaagaattgaGTCTCGCTCTATTTCGATGAACTTCTGATAATCTCTTTGGTGTTAATCGCGTTACTCTGCACGTAGAAATTAATGAGAATTCACGGTCGTTCGCAGCACGCGCCTCTCCTACCGACTTTTTATTCCCGCCGTTGTAACACGAAGGATTCTCGAGaactgatttttaaattgattttCAGCGCAAAGCTGTCGTGGACCGAGCAAAAGGAACCCAGATGCCCAAAGAGAACGATAACGTGCGGCATGCTGCCCACGCTACGTGCACTGGCGTCTAGGCAATGCGACAGCATCCAAGGAACTACCTGCCTAGTTCCTGTCGACACAGAGATGGACTCTGCCAGCCATCTGCAGATGATCTTATTAGAGGCGTACTGTCGCGAGACGGGGATCAAAGTGTTGAGAGTTTCCAGGGAGAGGATAAGAGACCACTTGTGCCCCGACAGCGGCGATCTCTCCTGCGTGCTAATCTCCAATCACGATCCATATTTCCTCGATCTACCCGAGTGAATCTAGAACACTGTTCGCCCTTCAGGGATGAAATTATTCACGACTGGGTGCAGTCATACGATTACATACTTAGACGGGGCTCTAACTCTGCAATTCAGACCCACCGAAGGGGGAGTTTCCTGATCGATTTTCCGTTTACTTTGTACGGCTTATAACGAGCCATCGAGGAGCATGGACAATAGGGGATGGCGAATGCGTAGGGCTCCTGAGATCGGGCGGATGCTTTCGGTCCCAATAAGCATTCCTCCTACGAAGATGGTTGGAGGGATTATCCGATGCAAATAAATATGTTGGAGACGGACCGCTCACAATTGCCGTTGCGGTTTATATGTAACATATGTGCGTTCTTTTTGAACACGTATGAGCAACAATTATGCTGTAATTGTTGGATGTGGGAGAAATGAAGGAGAATGATTTTGTAATTGTTGAATGCGAAGCAATTGTCATATCTTAAAGactattttgtaaaaatatatatatgttaaaCAAGACGAttactaattatttacctcttgaTATCTATAGTCCACTTGTCCCCCTAGTTTCCTCCTATAAATATCCAAAAAAATTGTCCTTCGCTTCTTTCTTGATCCATACATCTTCCTCACTCGTTTCGTACTTCTGCGTAGCTAACTAAATACTTAAGGACTTCTAACATCTCGTCCATGGAGGACTTACAAATCCTGAACGTGACGTGAGTAGGTACATTAAACAATAAAGAATTCAGTTACCCTTAAATGAAGCTGCAAGAGTGTATAGCGTAGTGAAAACATATCAATGAAAGTTGAATTAGAGTGAAGAACCTGATTATTCCGATGTTAATCGTGCAGGCCCACGTCAGAGATCACATTCCACTTTTTCGGGAACTCTGAAGACGGAGATAAGATTAGGGAATCCCTGAACAGACTGGTGCAGCGTAGAAGACTCAGCGAGATCTCCCTAGAGTCGACTCACTTCACATTCCAGCAAAAACCTGCCCTGAAATTGCAGGTACATTAAATTCCATTAAGCGCCTCTCCAAGCAATTCGCATTTACCCTGTGCTCATCATTTCCTCAGAGCCTGCGCCTGAATCAGGTAAACGAGCACGAAGTTCACTTGGGAGACCAGATTATCCTGTCCTGCGTTGCTCAGGGGAGTTACAGCATGAACTTCACCTGGTACAAGGACAACATGCTGGTGAACATGAGCAAGGCTACTAGGTAATTGAAAGTGTTCAATCTCTCGACATTGAGAATTTGCATCGGTGACAATGAAACTTCCATCGCTTCAGGGAGATCTGGTATAGGCATCTGCCGAACGATGGATCGGACCTCCACACGTCTCTCTTGACAATTGAGAAGGTCACTCTGCTCGACGCTGGACAGTATACCTGTCAGGTTGTCGATTGGGGTGTGCAGCAATGTAAGAGCACGTATATTGAAGTAAGGGACGAACCAGACGTGAAGGTGATGCCCATGAGCGCTACTATAGACAAGGTACTAGCGAAACTAATCACCCTAAAACTGTTTACCCTACTAACTTGCCTCTTTTCCCAGGGAAGCAATATACAGCTGACTTGCATGACACCCAACAtgccaaatattgaaatagggTTCGGTTGGACGAAGAACAGGGCTTTGCTTAAGCTGGAACCTGGAAGCGAGGTCTGGGAGGACCTTTATCCTGCGGGGAGTATATTGAAGATTACAAATACACAGGTATACGAATCAATTACGGAGGAATTGACCTtgcggcaagaggggtgcagctcgagatttgaaaaattcaccgaaaGTAGAAATAAAGTTTATCAACTCGGTAACTCctacttattgcgtgaaaatatgtatttttcaattagtgttctctttttaattttaagtcaaagcaataattttataaacggtttttttttctaatttacttgaagttgataaagatggagctgcaccctccttcctgcaaggtcctcaattgctgCAGATCCTTTCGCTAAGGAATAGTCAAAACTCATCGTTTTATTATACACTTTAAGAAATCCGCGATATACACTTGCAACGTGTTGGACAAGTCCATGTCCGTCCGCGTGGAGATCGTGAATCGAACCCTGATCCCAATTTGCCTGAGGGAGAAATCATGTGGTCTGGATTGGCCAGACACCGGTCCAGGGTCAGAGGCGTTGCTGGAGTGCCCTCAACACTTCCTCGGCAAGAAAGTATCGCGGATGTGCTCGATGAAGGACGCCACCACGCCTGAATGGCAAACACCCGACTTCTCTTCCTGTTTTTACGAGCCACTCACCTCGCACTACAACAAGGTGCTTATCGTCTGCTGCAGATccttatattttattaaaaacgctGATCTTTGGTTTGAAACAAAACTGTCTTTCCTCTGCTCGTAGTTCAAGAGCCTAACGCTGGGCTACCAGAACACAACCGGCTCCGAGACCATCTTCGTCTTCTGGGAGATCCTCAGATCACGAGCGCTGCCCCTTTATCCAGGCGAAGGGGATCGTATCTTGAGTATTCTGTCAGAAATCGAGCGTTATCAGTACCACGTCGATCCCTTGGACCTGCACGCTTCGACGGAGGCTCTGATACGAATCGTCGGTCGAATACTGACCGATGAGAACTCGATTCTGAGCCAACAGGTAAGGAGAGCCTAACTCAAGGATCCAACAGATAAGAATGATAATTTCCCGATTCCCAGAAAGTATTGCTGCTCCTCCAAATTATTCAACGAAGCTTGACGCACTGGTCGAAGGTAGCAAGCCAGCCTTACAAGCACCTGTCTCTTGCCTCCTTAGTGGTGGACGTTCAAGAACTGCAACAGCACATCGGCGACAGCATCACGCACTCCCTTCAGATCCCAGCAGACGAATCCACGTAATTATCGCCTGCGTGTTGTTGCAGAGCATTCTTTCATGGAGCTAATTGTTTTCAGGTATCCAAGCTGGTACGAGGACAAAGTGACTGTACGCTTGTGGAAGAAACGGCAGCGGGGTGTGAAGTCTAACAGCACCCTCAACGGGATTGTGGTTGTTTATAAAAACGTGTCCCACTTTCTTCCAACCACCTACGTCATGGAACTAGAGTAAGCGACTGAAAGCCTCAGAATTCCTGGATTCTGAATTTCTCCACTAACTTGAATGCTTTGTTTCCGTAGCGACGGCACGGATCTTGAGTTCCGCGTCAATTCTCGCGTGATCACCGTGGCGGTGCCAGCGTTTAGCCTCGACAAGCACAACAAAATCTGGGCGGACTTGCAGATGAAGCACGTCCAGAACCAGTCGAACTCCTGGAACATCTCCTGCGGCTTCATGGACGGAACGGGTACCTGGGACCTGAACAGTTGCATCACCAATACCTTGCCAAGGGACGCCACAACTCACTGCTTGTGTCCTAATAGTGGGACCTTTGCGGTTTTTCTTACAGCACGCGCAGTGAGAGTAAGTCCATGTGCTATATCGCACCTAAACCCATGAATTAATGGAGTGTACCTTTCAGGTAGTGCTCGCAAAGAAAGAGCAAGCCACGCTCATAGTGATATTCGGTTGCGGTAGCTGTTTGGTGCAATGCCTCCTGTCTTCCCTGATCCTCGGCACCTTCTGGTGGAAGAATCGAAGCTGGCTGAACTTCCTGAAGCTACAATGCTGCAGTGCGCTGGTTGGGGCGATGGCCGTTTTCATCTACGCGGTGCACAACAACCTCCCGGAGGTAATTGGAACCTCTTGGTGTAATTTAATAAGCTAAAGGTGATCGCGACCACTTGATTGCTTCGTCTCAGAGTTCTTACGCGATCGTGGCGGTAGCTCTGGAGGCCTTCCTCCTCGTTGGAATGTCCGCGCCGATATCGGAAGCGCTGATCATCTATGCTGGGCTGACGCAAGTTCGAGCTAGTCAACACTTCCAGCCCACAGTGATTGCAGTCATTACTGGTTCGCACGAATATATTACAAGAAGTAGCATCTACCTCGCCCAGGGCTACTTGAGACTTTAATCTGATTCAGGTGTGCCAATCTTGGCTGTACTGGCCACCGAGCTCACCCACAAAAGCACCGGTTGGAGACATGAGTCCTGGTGGCTGATCTTCGGGAGTGGGGTCTACCATATATTCGTGACCTGCGCGACGATGATGTTCCTCCTGTTCGCTCTCTTGTACTTGGGGATTCTCCACAAGGCTCACGCCCTCGTCGAGGAGAACGTTATGAAAAAAGAGGCGATAGAAGCGAGGTAAAGCTCTACGAACTTAGACTCGTTAACCAGTTGGTCACTGGTCTAGAGCTTTTTTCTCTGCAGACTGCGAATGCTTCACCGAGCTGCCATCGTCATATGTGGCGTCATCGCCATGGAGGCCTCTTCCATCTTCTACATAAACTCCACCTCCATTATCTTCCACTACGTCTTCGCCTCCATTTCTTCCATACTGGTAAGCAATCGTCATCCGTTTACTACAGTATTTACCGACCGATCCTTGATGATTTACCTTTGCCAATACAGGGATTCGTCATGATAATGGTCTACATCGTGAACGGCGAGTTAGCAATCGTTGACTTGATTCTAAGGAAGCTAAAGTGGAAACGGGACACGGAGGAGGAGATCACGTCCGAGCCAATCAAAGGTATCGCATAAAGCAAAGCTTCTAATGGCCGTCATATCCAGATCTATCCCTCTTTTGCTAGTGTGCGCGAAGAGCGGCGCGGAGGTGGAGAACGACACGGCACCGCCTCCATCGTCTCTAACCATCGGAGAGTCATACTTGGAGGCTCGCGGGATCGCCGCTGGTAGCATAGACATGCGTGAATTCGTGAACGAAGCCTCCTCGTACTCAAAGCCTTCCGTCCCCGTAGCCGGCAGATTCCTGCCCGAGATACGCATCGACCACTCCGACAACATTAATCTCGAGAATTACAGTACGAGCCCGCGCAAATACCAAGAGACGATCGcgttcgacggcgtgttctccggTCGAGCACCCCATTGCGCGAGCGAGCCCTACAGCGCAAGCGAGTGCTGCAGCTTCCGCGAGTTTGGCAAATACCGCGAGCCGCAGGGACAGATTTTCGCGCCGCCGAACCCGCCAGAAGCCTCTGCGAAGGTC
It includes:
- the LOC143369882 gene encoding uncharacterized protein LOC143369882 — protein: MRSTSILLLAWLLAVIDGSTTTEVSCGGRLTASRGIVQTPNFPGPFPVPIKCRWVIDVSDIPATNSSVVVYLTQVYVYKGLRFTEYAYYESEATNFGAALVKEVTEGNVFEFRWLRTFRPFLVVEFELDRLEGNQVRVLNDLLEVYGFNVTYQMTEDQPSPDSCSVQHCSFTGNCLVSGDYASFSCDCFEGFSGRNCNAGPLCFDDRHDPVCQNGGTCKQIGAEAMNCHCKDGYVGRRCETHLLDSGDSECGAESCIMQCPYEEGERQPCACRNGTRIYNNRSRYECRIKLSNVTSLRTGSVTQHGSLEAYIGKQLTKYLRTSNISSMEDLQILNVTPTSEITFHFFGNSEDGDKIRESLNRLVQRRRLSEISLESTHFTFQQKPALKLQSLRLNQVNEHEVHLGDQIILSCVAQGSYSMNFTWYKDNMLVNMSKATREIWYRHLPNDGSDLHTSLLTIEKVTLLDAGQYTCQVVDWGVQQCKSTYIEVRDEPDVKVMPMSATIDKGSNIQLTCMTPNMPNIEIGFGWTKNRALLKLEPGSEVWEDLYPAGSILKITNTQKSAIYTCNVLDKSMSVRVEIVNRTLIPICLREKSCGLDWPDTGPGSEALLECPQHFLGKKVSRMCSMKDATTPEWQTPDFSSCFYEPLTSHYNKFKSLTLGYQNTTGSETIFVFWEILRSRALPLYPGEGDRILSILSEIERYQYHVDPLDLHASTEALIRIVGRILTDENSILSQQKVLLLLQIIQRSLTHWSKVASQPYKHLSLASLVVDVQELQQHIGDSITHSLQIPADESTYPSWYEDKVTVRLWKKRQRGVKSNSTLNGIVVVYKNVSHFLPTTYVMELDDGTDLEFRVNSRVITVAVPAFSLDKHNKIWADLQMKHVQNQSNSWNISCGFMDGTGTWDLNSCITNTLPRDATTHCLCPNSGTFAVFLTARAVRVVLAKKEQATLIVIFGCGSCLVQCLLSSLILGTFWWKNRSWLNFLKLQCCSALVGAMAVFIYAVHNNLPESSYAIVAVALEAFLLVGMSAPISEALIIYAGLTQVRASQHFQPTVIAVITGVPILAVLATELTHKSTGWRHESWWLIFGSGVYHIFVTCATMMFLLFALLYLGILHKAHALVEENVMKKEAIEARLRMLHRAAIVICGVIAMEASSIFYINSTSIIFHYVFASISSILGFVMIMVYIVNGELAIVDLILRKLKWKRDTEEEITSEPIKVCAKSGAEVENDTAPPPSSLTIGESYLEARGIAAGSIDMREFVNEASSYSKPSVPVAGRFLPEIRIDHSDNINLENYSTSPRKYQETIAFDGVFSGRAPHCASEPYSASECCSFREFGKYREPQGQIFAPPNPPEASAKVLCNADVESRLTGMPDVTLAVKSDVELLSAAELKAIEHVSVIPDIANTAERKQPDGEEKAPEIVITNCEATTSGMLDRISHDLDYLLNRTHSTDGT
- the LOC143369927 gene encoding uncharacterized protein LOC143369927 encodes the protein MTRCQSLQSYSPATVTDSAKLSWTEQKEPRCPKRTITCGMLPTLRALASRQCDSIQGTTCLVPVDTEMDSASHLQMILLEAYCRETGIKVLRVSRERIRDHLCPDSGDLSCVLISNHDPYFLDLPE